In a genomic window of Bemisia tabaci chromosome 1, PGI_BMITA_v3:
- the LOC109044027 gene encoding UNC93-like protein MFSD11, which produces MNSEAVCKKRDFNLVYLGICFLVLTLSTNAVLSIQEALLAGDGHGGQKGYVCLAIDCAFLSLSLWLGPSILTVTGVKVSLIIGALGDVLYSAAFYFDDVKIIYPICATNGLTHALLWTAQGTYLIENSSPKTIARDTSVFWLVICAAPIVGNVVLFFLLDKKAKVDTSTRYLILNVLIGIAFVAVVLFCFIRPAASEDSAQKKKTRRQEGFWEALVKSWKVFIDKDMLLLTPIFCFSGMQMSYSNVIFITSVGFTLNLTTYSKQLVPLSGIFIGFGVIFGGIVQYLCKKKCKFDYERSLFLSAGQFCYIISFVLTVLNFPNDAVFGDTENVGIVFNSVPICLLASFMIGVGQMYTLSNTTNLVAVMFRQQSSQCSAIFNFVKFGASGMTYFYCQFLGLHYQVAILASFGIVGLILFLVVDARTVNKLKSENEKQPEEQEFMPKEHATTMIIMSSNTTLSDLRFSST; this is translated from the exons GAGGCTCTTCTTGCTGGAGATGGCCACGGTGGTCAGAAGGGATATGTCTGCCTTGCTATCGATTGCGCTTTTTTGTCCTTGAGCTTGTGGCTGGGACCCTCAATCTTGACGGTGACCGGAGTCAAGGTCTCTCTCATCATTGGCGCACTTGGCGATGT GTTGTACTCTGCTGCATTCTACTTTGATGACGTGAAGATCATTTACCCTATCTGCGCTACAAATGGGCTTACGCACGCTCTGCTGTGGACTGCTCAAGGCACCTATCTCATCGAGAACTCCTCGCCGAAGACAATAGCCCGGGATACTAGTGTCTTCTGGCTAGTCATATGTGCAGC GCCAATCGTTGGGAATGTTGTGTTGTTTTTCCTGCTGGACAAGAAAGCCAAGGTGGACACTTCGACCAGATACCTGATTCTGAACGTGCTTATCGGTATAGCGTTTGTAGCGGTTGTGCTCTTCTGCTTCATTCGTCCTGCTGCCTCGGAGGACTCCGCGCAGAAGAAGAAGACACGCCGACAGGAGGGCTTCTGGGAGGCCCTCGTCAAGTCATGGAAAGTCTTCATCGACAAGGATATGCTCCTCCTCACGCCAATATTTTGTTTCTCAG GTATGCAAATGTCATATAGCAATGTTATTTTCATAACGAGCGTTGGTTTTACGCTAAATCTGACGACTTACTCAAAACAGTTGGTGCCTTTGAGTGGAATTTTCATCGGTTTTGGGGTCATATTTG GCGGCATAGTGCAGTACTTATGCAAGAAAAAATGCAAGTTTGACTACGAGAGAAGTCTATTCCTTTCGGCAGGCCAATTTTGTTATATAATATCTTTTGTTCTAACCGTCCTCAATTTCCCCAACGATGCCGTATTTGGGGACACTGAAAATGTCGGCATCGTGTTCAACAG cgtTCCTATCTGTCTTCTGGCAAGTTTTATGATCGGAGTCGGTCAAATGTACACGCTTTCAAATACAACGAATCTTGTAGCTGTCATGTTCCGCCAGCAAAGCTCGCAATGTTCAGCGATTTTCAATTTCGTCAAG TTTGGTGCAAGTGGCATGACCTACTTTTACTGTCAGTTCCTGGGTCTTCACTACCAGGTCGCCATTCTAGCTTCATTTGGAATTGTGGGCCTGATCTTATTCCTTGTCGTCGACGCCCGGACAGTGAACAAACTGAAGAGCGAAAATGAGAAGCAACCGGAGGAACAGGAGTTCATGCCGAAAGAACACGCTACGACAATGATCATTATGTCTAGCAATACAACCCTTTCAGATTTGCGGTTCTCGTCTACATAG